The segment GATTTCTCATCGTATACGGTACCGGCGAAGGACAGACTGCACGCGTCGCAGCACGAATCGGTGAGGTTCTCGCTGAGCGCGTGCATGAGGTGACGGTGATCGATATCGAGGACGCCGAGTCGGCCGCCGCTCCCGAGCAGTTCGATGCGATTCTCGTCGGCTCGTCGATCCATGTCGGAGCCCATCACGAGGCTATCCGTGAGTACGTCGAGACGAACCTGAGCGGCGTCTCGACCCGCCCGAGCGCGTTCTTTCAGCTCTCGCTTTCGTCCGCAGTCGACGACGAGGCGCGCCGGGCGGAGGCGGCACGGTACGTCGACGACCTGCTCGAAGCCGCTGACTGGAACCCCGACCGGATTGGTCTGTTCGGCGGTGCACTCCGGTACTCGAAGTACGGCTTTCTCAAGCGGCTTCTGATGAAACGGATCGCCAAAAACGCGACTGGCGACGTTGATACGTCCCGGGATTACGAGTACACGGACTGGGACGAAGTCGAGGCGTTTGCTGCCGACTTTGCTGGGTTCGTTGAACGGCGGCTTAAAAACGAGTGACCCCAACCCGTTTGGATGAAGAATAATTATAAATATTCCGAATTTAGATAAGAAAATAATAAAGATGCGTAAAGATTGGATACATACCCTACAATAGAAATATGTATTAGTACGTTTCTTGGCCTTCTAGAGCCCTCTAACGCCGATTTACTCTCCGAAAGTTATTTGATACTACTCTAGTAAC is part of the Natranaeroarchaeum aerophilus genome and harbors:
- a CDS encoding flavodoxin domain-containing protein produces the protein MSRFLIVYGTGEGQTARVAARIGEVLAERVHEVTVIDIEDAESAAAPEQFDAILVGSSIHVGAHHEAIREYVETNLSGVSTRPSAFFQLSLSSAVDDEARRAEAARYVDDLLEAADWNPDRIGLFGGALRYSKYGFLKRLLMKRIAKNATGDVDTSRDYEYTDWDEVEAFAADFAGFVERRLKNE